In Streptomyces sp. 71268, the DNA window CCGGCGAGGCCGGTCTTCTCCGCGTGGATCTCGTAGTCGGAGGTGGGCGCGTGCATGGTGTCGCCGAGCACCAGGCCGCGGAAGGCGCCCCAGGCGATCAGCAGGAAGACGCCCGCGACGAAGACGTAGGTGGGGATCGCGAAGAGCTTGCCCGACTCCTTGACGCCGCGCAGGTTCATCAGCGTCAGCAGCACGATGGTGCCCACCGCGCACAGCGTCTTGTGCTCGATGACGAACGGCACCGCGGAGCCGAGGTTCTCCACGCCGGAGGAGATCGACACCGCGACCGTGAGGACGTAGTCGACCAGGAGTGCGCTGGCCACGGTGAGGCCGGCCTTGGGACCGAGGTTGGTGTTGGCCACCTCGTAGTCCCCACCGCCGCTCGGGTAGGCGCGCACGTTCTGGCGGTACGAGGCGACCACCGTGAACATCAGCACGACGACGGCGGCGGCGATCCACGGGCTGAAGTGGTAGGCCGACACGCCTGCCACCGACAGCACGAGGAGGACCTCGCCCGGCGCGTAGGCGACGGAGGAGAGCGGATCGGAGGCGAAGACCGGCAGGGCGATGCGCTTGGGGAGAAGGGTCTCCCCCAGTTTGTCGCTGCGCAGCGCCCTGCCGATCAGGATCCGTTTTGGCAGGTCGGTCAGTTTGGACACGCAGAGGATCGTAGGCGGTCGGCTCGCGGGCCGCCCACCCGCCACCCGTACAGCGGTCCCCCTGACTTTCCTAGGGGTGGCGGCGCAGTCGCACCGGGAGGCTGCGGTGGCCGTTGGAGATGAACGAGTCCACCGGGAGCAGCTCCTCCGGGGCCACGGCCAGCTCCACGTCCGGGTAGCGCTCGAAGAGCGCGGGCAGCGCGATGGTCGCCTCCAGGCGGGCCAGCGACATGCCCACGCAGAAGTGCACGCCGTGCCCGAAGGAGACGTGGTCCTTGTTGGGCCGGGTCGCGTCGAACTGGTCGGCGTCCGGACCGTGCACCTCCGGGTCGCGCCCGGCGGCGGCGTACGAGACGAGGATGGCCTCGCCCTTGCGGATGGTCACTCCGGCCAGCTCGATGTCCTCCACCGCGTAGCGCAGCGGAAGGTTGGCGACCGGGGCCTGGACGCGCAGCGTCTCGTCGATGATGTCGTCCCAGCTCACCTCGCCGGAGCGGACGAGGGCGAGCTGCTTGGGGTGGGTGAGCAGCGCGTGCAACGCGTTGTCGAGCAGGTTGACGGTCGTCTCGTGCCCGGCGCTGAGCATCAGCAGCAGGGTGTCGAGCAGTTCCTGCTCGCTCAGCCGCGAGTCGCCGTCCTCGTCGCGGGCCGCGATCAGCCCGCTGGTCATGTCGTCGGCGGGCGCGGCGCGCTTGGCGGTGATCAGCTCGCCGAGCAACTGGTAGATCTCGCCGTAGGTGCGGGTCACCTCCTCGGGGTCGGCCGAGGTGTGGAAGATGGAGTCCACGCAGGCGTGCAGGCGATCGCGCATGCCGGTGTCCGTGACGCCGAACAGCTCGCAGATGACCTGGATCGGGATCGGGTACGCGTAACCCTCGCGCAGGTTCACGACGCCGCCCGGCGGGGTGTCGGCGAACCCGTCGAGCAGGTCCGTGGTGATCTGCTCGATGCGCGGGCGCAGCGCGTTGGAGCGGCGCAGCGTGAACGCCTTGGAGACCAGTGTGCGCAGCCGCGTGTGGTCGCTGCCGTACGCGGTGAACATGTTCTGCACCGCGACCCAGGTGAACAGCGGCCACTCCTGGGATATCTCACCGTTGATCCACGCGGGCCAGTGCTGGCGCGGGTCCTTGGAGACGCGGGGGTCGGCCAGCAGGTCCTTGAGCATGGCCTGCTGCGTTACTGCCCACGCCACCACCCCGCCAGGGAGTTCCACCAGCGTCGCCGGCCCCCGGGCGCGGAGCCGGGCTCCCTCCCCGTGGATGTCGCGGCCGGTGGGGTCGATGGCGACGGGGCAGGACTGGGCTTCCATGAGGTGTCTCCAGAGGTCGCGTCGAATGTGGCGGGCGCTGAACTGACAGGTGCGTGCGAGGTGGCCACGGGGACCGGCGGGAAGCGGACGGGCAGCGCGCTGAGCGCGCGGTGGAACGGCCCCGGCCGCCACTCCAAAGCCTCGACGGGAACGGCGAGTTCGATGTCGGGCAGCCGGTCGAGCAGCTTCTCGACGGCGACCGAGGCGGCCAGTCGGGCGCTGCTCTGCGCCGGGCAGGCGTGCGGGCCCGCGCTCCAGGCCAGGTGCGCGCGGTTGCCCGCGCGCTGGTCGGAGGCGAGGGAGGAGTCGGTGTTGGCGGCGGCGAAGCTGATGACGACCGGCTCGCCCTCGCGCAGCCGCAGCCCGTCCAGGTCCACGTCGTGCACCGGGTAGTGGACGGCGTAGTTGGCCATCGGCGGGTCGGTCCACAGGACCTCGTCCAGGGCGTCGTCCACCGGCAGGCTGCCGCCGGCCAGGCTGCCCGCGAACCGGTCGTCGGACAGCAGCAGCCGCAACCCGTTGGCGATCAGGTTCTGCTCCGGCTCGGTGCCCGCGCCCATGAGCACCACCAACTGGTGGAGCATCTCCTCGTCGGTCAGCCGCGCGGGGTGGGCCATCATCCAGGAGATGACGTCCGCGCCGGGCTTGGCGCGCTTGAGCGCCACCAGCTCGACGAGCGCCTCGGTGAGCTGGGCGTTGGCCTGCTCGGCGTTGATCCCGTCGAAGATGCCGGACATGCCGGCGAGCAGTCGCTCGCCGATCTCGGGCGGGCAGCCGAACATGCGGTTGGAGACGAGCATCGGGATGACCCGCGCGTACTCGACCAGCAGGTCCGCCTCGCCGCGCGCGCAGAACCGGTCGATGAGGGTGTCCGCGCTCTCCTCGACGTAGCCGCGCAGCGCGTTGGGGTCCACGCGCTCCAGGGAGTCGGTGACGGCCTGGCGCAGCCGACGGTGCTCCTCGCCGTCGGCGAACAGGCAGTTGGGCCGGTACATCATCATCGGCACGACCGGGCTGTCCATCGGCACCGTGCCGTCGGCCAGGGCCCGCCAGCGGCGCGGGTCCTTGACGAAGGTCTCCGGGCTGCGCAGCACGCTCAGGGCCGCCTGGTAGCCGATGACCAGCGTGGCGTCCACGCCGGGGGCGAGCTGAACCGGGGCCGCCGAGCCGAAGCGGCGCATCCGTTCGTAGGCGGCGGACGGGTCGGTGGCGAAGTCGGGTCCGTAGATCGGCTCGCCGCTGGGCCGGCCGGTGTGCGCGGGGCAGCCTGGCGGCGGCCCGGTGCCGACATCGGGGTGAGAGGTCACTCGTGCTCCTGATCGGAACGGGAGGGGCGGGTGGAACGGAAAGGGGGCGGGGTGGCGGGGCGGGGCCCGGTGGGCGGCGCCGGCCGACCGCTCGGCGCGGACGCGGGGGTGAGCGGTCGGGTACGGGCGGCAGTGGGGGGGTGGGCGCGGCGCGGGGCCGGCGGTGTGGGTCGCCGCGGTGGGCGCGCGGTGGGGGTGCGCGTCCGCCGGGCGGCCCGGCGCCGGATGGTCGCCGCTACGGGGTTCAGACGTGCATCTGGTGCGCGTTGCGGGCCTGGAGGTACTGCACGAGGGCGATCAGCGCGTGGGTGGAGGAGATGCGGTCCCGGGCGTCGCAGGTGACCAGCGGCGTGTCGGGCAGCAGGTCGAGCGCCTCGCGTATCT includes these proteins:
- a CDS encoding cytochrome P450, giving the protein MVAWAVTQQAMLKDLLADPRVSKDPRQHWPAWINGEISQEWPLFTWVAVQNMFTAYGSDHTRLRTLVSKAFTLRRSNALRPRIEQITTDLLDGFADTPPGGVVNLREGYAYPIPIQVICELFGVTDTGMRDRLHACVDSIFHTSADPEEVTRTYGEIYQLLGELITAKRAAPADDMTSGLIAARDEDGDSRLSEQELLDTLLLMLSAGHETTVNLLDNALHALLTHPKQLALVRSGEVSWDDIIDETLRVQAPVANLPLRYAVEDIELAGVTIRKGEAILVSYAAAGRDPEVHGPDADQFDATRPNKDHVSFGHGVHFCVGMSLARLEATIALPALFERYPDVELAVAPEELLPVDSFISNGHRSLPVRLRRHP
- a CDS encoding cytochrome P450; the protein is MTSHPDVGTGPPPGCPAHTGRPSGEPIYGPDFATDPSAAYERMRRFGSAAPVQLAPGVDATLVIGYQAALSVLRSPETFVKDPRRWRALADGTVPMDSPVVPMMMYRPNCLFADGEEHRRLRQAVTDSLERVDPNALRGYVEESADTLIDRFCARGEADLLVEYARVIPMLVSNRMFGCPPEIGERLLAGMSGIFDGINAEQANAQLTEALVELVALKRAKPGADVISWMMAHPARLTDEEMLHQLVVLMGAGTEPEQNLIANGLRLLLSDDRFAGSLAGGSLPVDDALDEVLWTDPPMANYAVHYPVHDVDLDGLRLREGEPVVISFAAANTDSSLASDQRAGNRAHLAWSAGPHACPAQSSARLAASVAVEKLLDRLPDIELAVPVEALEWRPGPFHRALSALPVRFPPVPVATSHAPVSSAPATFDATSGDTSWKPSPAPSPSTPPAATSTGREPGSAPGGRRRWWNSLAGWWRGQ